A window from Populus trichocarpa isolate Nisqually-1 chromosome 3, P.trichocarpa_v4.1, whole genome shotgun sequence encodes these proteins:
- the LOC7497831 gene encoding protein ENHANCED DISEASE RESISTANCE 4: MAEGSAKVRLVRCPKCGNLLPELPDYSVYQCGGCGAVLRAKKKVTVNGGILEKSGMGWDEEGFEKLESLPEKEGGSLGNASETERESEGIINNRRKARTFEETNVNFVRSPLLKAEKKDILAANSNINVKEQHVGYHSGAEKEKPMKHPIDNWIRRDDNDMNMNRSESVSSSREKGIREISAQFKSSAEFFRPTRVMDQWGSDREGLGGGNHRVAVKQSKFPNFAYPEEGPSNYHLGSSSYGSKQPVKNYYNPDKIAYFEQDRAELLRRLDELQEQLSRSGSVGEKQRERIPMYSEIAPPDPYRHQDTSNSSMLHLTPDKHVANPPCFKYYGHGPAPYMNSHDMDTQNFYSPSKRSPNGIPAYEDLFQQQTPRMRPHQSPQQYLRQPPHDHFAGQHVDFSHKPLVSDSYGRSHHGPACPCFHCYNKNWHIPSQASPTTFSNKKFPKASTDFCFNQHINAVTHRPLLYHPQANPPALSPRDPQSHVRWPSDVESDMDGFPKSCPKKVVIARGNEQLCRSIAGGAPFISCCNCFELLKLPRKLKVREKNQRKLRCGSCSAFILLEIKSKRLITSVPAENKQMLAEAGISSHEVSKVLLNSDGCLNAGGTTCSDDFEDHGYDFQSADFKDVLSEERKLNTSKCEKRQSLASSSSISSEEEENLDSLVVERDFSYAAELPVKDEVPSTFQSSPFQEHSGDVLSSHAENKCEQGNRVGWTEQENVILEKNISQQSSVNVSVATEMEVSFNEYLNTSVSQDSAEVRNEENQLKINKGSEPFLLGFIKKSFRDFSRSNQHLPNEKLNVIINGKPIPDCMVKRAEKLAGPIQPGDYWYDVRAGFWGVTGEPCLGIIPPFIEEFNHPMPENCSAGNTSVFINGRELHQKDLDLLSSRRLPTEREKSYIVEISGRVFDQDTGKELDGLGRLAPTVEKAKRGFGMKVPRNLCN; encoded by the exons ATGAAGAAGGCTTTGAGAAATTGGAGAGTTTGCCAGAGAAAGAGGGTGGTAGTTTAGGTAATGCATCTGAGACGGAGAGGGAGAGCGAAGGGATTATAAATAATAGGAGAAAAGCAAGAACCTTTGAAGAAACAAATGTGAATTTTGTTAGAAGTCCTTTGTTGAAAGcagaaaagaaagatattttgGCTGCTAATAGCAACATAAATGTGAAGGAACAGCATGTGGGTTATCACAGTGGTGCAGAAAAAGAGAAACCTATGAAGCACCCCATTGATAATTGGATTCGCCGTGATGATAATGACATGAACATGAATAGATCTGAATCTGTTAGTTCAAGTAGAGAGAAAGGTATTCGAGAAATTTCAGCACAATTTAAGAGTTCTGCTGAGTTTTTTAGGCCAACAAGGGTGATGGATCAATGGGGTTCGGATAGAGAGGGTTTAGGGGGAGGGAACCACAGAGTGGCTGTCAAACAGAGCAAATTTCCAAATTTTGCTTATCCGGAGGAGGGCCCTTCAAACTATCATTTGGGTTCCTCTTCTTATGGATCCAAACAGCCAGTGAAGAATTATTACAACCCTGACAAAATTGCGTATTTCGAGCAGGATCGAGCTGAGCTTCTTAGGAGGTTAGATGAGTTGCAAGAGCAACTCAGCCGATCTGGTTCTGTGGGTGAGAAACAAAGGGAAAGGATTCCTATGTACAGTGAAATAGCTCCTCCTGATCCTTATCGCCATCAGGATACTTCCAATAGTTCGATGCTTCACTTGACTCCAGATAAGCATGTAGCAAACCCCCCTTGTTTCAAGTACTATGGCCATGGACCTGCTCCTTATATGAACAGTCATGACATGGATACACAGAACTTTTACAGTCCATCAAAGCGTTCTCCAAATGGAATTCCAGCTTACGAGGATCTATTTCAGCAACAAACTCCCAGGATGCGTCCCCATCAATCACCCCAACAATACTTGCGTCAACCACCTCATGACCACTTTGCAGGTCAACATGTAGATTTCAGTCACAAACCTCTGGTATCGGATTCGTATGGAAGATCGCATCACGGACCTGCATGCCCCTGTTTTCATTGCTACAACAAAAACTGGCATATTCCTTCACAAGCCTCACCCACTACTTTCAGCAATAAAAAGTTCCCAAAGGCCTCAACGGATTTCTGTTTCAATCAACATATCAATGCAGTGACACATAGGCCACTGCTTTACCATCCTCAAGCAAATCCCCCTGCATTGAGTCCTCGGGATCCACAGTCACATGTAAGATGGCCAAGTGATGTTGAATCAGATATGGATGGCTTTCCCAAGAGTTGTCCTAAGAAGGTGGTGATAGCCCGTGGAAATGAACAGCTTTGCCGTTCCATAGCTGGTGGTGCTCCCTTTATAAGTTGCTGTAATTGCTTTGAGTTACTAAAACTTCCTAGAAAACTTAAAGTGAGGGAGAAGAACCAGCGAAAACTGCGATGTGGTTCCTGCTCAGCATTCATCTTGCTTGAAATAAAAAGCAAGAGGCTTATTACTTCTGTTCCagcagaaaacaagcaaatgtTGGCCGAGGCTGGCATTTCCTCACATGAGGTGTCTAAAGTCTTATTAAATTCTGATGGCTGTTTGAATGCTGGTGGCACAACTTGCTCTGATGATTTTGAAGATCATGGGTACGACTTCCAGTCAGCAGATTTCAAAGATGTACTATCAGAAGAACGGAAGCTAAACACAAGCAAATGTGAAAAAAGGCAGAGCCTTGCTTCATCATCTTCTATTTCTTCAGAGGAAGAGGAGAACCTGGACAGTTTGGTTGTTGAGAGAGATTTTTCCTATGCTGCTGAGCTGCCCGTAAAAGATGAAGTGCCTTCAACATTTCAAAGCTCACCTTTCCAAGAGCATTCTGGCGATGTCTTATCTAGCCATGCAGAAAACAAATGTGAGCAAGGAAACAGAGTTGGATGGACAGAGCAGGAGAATGTTATACTTGAGAAGAACATTTCTCAGCAGAGCTCTGTGAATGTCTCAGTGGCAACTGAAATGGAGGTTTCTTTCAATGAGTACCTAAACACCAGTGTATCTCAAGACTCTGCGGAGgtaagaaatgaagaaaatcagTTGAAGATCAACAAGGGGAGTGAACCATTCTTGCTGGGTTTCATTAAAAAGAGCTTCAGAGATTTCTCAAGATCTAATCAACACCTGCCTAATGAGAAACTTAATGTTATAATTAATGGTAAACCCATTCCGGATTGTATGGTCAAAAGGGCTGAAAAGCTCGCTGGGCCAATTCAGCCTGGAGATTACTG GTATGATGTTCGAGCTGGATTCTGGGGTGTGACAGGAGAACCTTGCCTTGGCATTATTCCT CCTTTCATTGAAGAATTTAATCATCCCATGCCAGAAAATTGCTCTGCTGGAAACACTAGTGTCTTTATTAATGGGAGAGAGCTGCATCAGAAAGATCTTGACCTGCTTTCCAGTAGAAGACTACCAACCGAGAGAGAGAAGTCCTACATCGTTGAAATTTCCGGGAGAGTTTTTGACCAGGACACTGGCAAAGAGCTAGATGGCCTAGGCAGACTTGCCCCCAC AGTTGAGAAGGCCAAGCGTGGCTTTGGCATGAAGGTTCCCAGAAATCTTTGTAATTAA
- the LOC7497832 gene encoding protein trichome birefringence-like 23 isoform X2, protein MKLIWRLKSLNKYNNWIFKLAIATLLLGFAFRLLFYQSSSFEPNIETAFADSTELSKEPVSSVDISKPPPVTVDIPKPPLAADIPKPTSSANTSKDSLSADLQEPDDETPQKGKCDLFTGDWIPNPSGPMYTNSSCSLIEGHQNCMRNGRTDSGYLFWRWNPRDCQLPPFNAQRFLEVMRNKRWALIGDSISRNHVQSLLCILSTVEQAVEVYHDEEYKSKRWHFPSYNFTISNIWSPFLVKAAIFEDNDGVSTSEVQLQLDKLDTNWTNLYQGLDYMIISTGKWFLKAAIYHENDTVVGCHICPGKNFTEKGFVFAYEKALRYAMNFIATSKHKGLIFFRTSTPDHFENGEWHNGGNCTKTTPAKEGEIELKDLNKILRTVELAEFEKASAKAAENGVNLKLLDFTNLLLSRPDGHPGPYRQFHPFAQDKNAKVQNDCLHWCLPGPIDYWNDVIMEMAING, encoded by the exons ATGAAGTTGATTTGGAGGTTGAAGTCTCTTAACAAGTACAACAACTGGATATTTAAGCTAGCAATTGCAACTCTCTTGTTGGGTTTTGCATTTAGACTCCTTTTCTATCAATCCTCAAGTTTTGAACCAAATATAGAAACAGCCTTTGCTGACAGCACTGAATTGTCAAAGGAACCTGTTTCTTCTGTTGATATCTCAAAACCACCACCCGTTACTGTTGATATTCCAAAGCCACCTCTTGCTGCTGATATCCCAAAGCCAACTTCTTCTGCGAATACCTCAAAGGATTCTCTATCTGCTGATTTACAAGAACCTGACGACGAGACACCCCAAAAGG GAAAGTGTGATCTTTTCACCGGGGATTGGATTCCCAATCCATCGGGACCAATGTACACAAATTCCAGTTGCTCCTTGATTGAAGGTCATCAGAATTGCATGAGGAATGGACGAACAGATTCTGGCTATCTATTCTGGAGGTGGAATCCGCGAGACTGCCAGTTACCTCCATTTAATGCTCAAAGGTTTCTTGAGGTGATGAGGAACAAAAGATGGGCATTGATTGGTGATTCAATATCTCGCAACCATGTACAGTCATTGCTATGCATTCTGTCAACT GTTGAGCAAGCAGTTGAAGTTTACCATGATGAGGAGTACAAATCAAAAAGATGGCACTTTCCTTCTTACAACTTTACCATATCAAACATCTGGTCTCCTTTCCTTGTAAAAGCTGCCATCTTTGAAGATAATGATGGTGTTTCAACATCTGAAGTTCAGTTGCAGCTTGACAAACTTGACACGAACTGGACAAATCTCTACCAGGGCTTGGATTACATGATAATCTCTACTGGAAAATGGTTCCTTAAAGCTGCTATCTACCATGAGAATGACACAGTGGTGGGCTGCCATATATGTCCTGGAAAGAACTTTACTGAGAAGGGATTTGTCTTTGCTTATGAGAAAGCCCTTAGGTATGCAATGAACTTCATCGCAACATCCAAACACAAGGGATTGATCTTTTTCAGGACATCAACACCAGATCATTTTGAGAATGGAGAATGGCACAATGGAGGGAACTGTACGAAAACAACACCAGCTAAAGAAGGTGAGATTGAGCTTAAGGACCTGAACAAGATTTTGCGTACTGTTGAATTAGCCGAGTTTGAGAAGGCATCTGCGAAAGCTGCTGAAAATGGGGTAAATCTTAAACTCCTTGATTTCACAAATCTTTTGTTATCAAGGCCGGATGGCCATCCGGGTCCATACAGGCAGTTTCATCCATTCGCGCAGGACAAAAATGCGAAAGTTCAGAATGATTGTTTACATTGGTGTTTACCTGGGCCTATTGACTACTGGAATGATGTGATAATGGAGATGGCTATAAATGGTTGA
- the LOC7497832 gene encoding protein trichome birefringence-like 23 isoform X1, which produces MKLIWRLKSLNKYNNWIFKLAIATLLLGFAFRLLFYQSSSFEPNIETAFADSTELSKEPVSSVDISKPPPVTVDIPKPPLAADIPKPTSSANTSKDSLSADLQEPDDETPQKELNAGKCDLFTGDWIPNPSGPMYTNSSCSLIEGHQNCMRNGRTDSGYLFWRWNPRDCQLPPFNAQRFLEVMRNKRWALIGDSISRNHVQSLLCILSTVEQAVEVYHDEEYKSKRWHFPSYNFTISNIWSPFLVKAAIFEDNDGVSTSEVQLQLDKLDTNWTNLYQGLDYMIISTGKWFLKAAIYHENDTVVGCHICPGKNFTEKGFVFAYEKALRYAMNFIATSKHKGLIFFRTSTPDHFENGEWHNGGNCTKTTPAKEGEIELKDLNKILRTVELAEFEKASAKAAENGVNLKLLDFTNLLLSRPDGHPGPYRQFHPFAQDKNAKVQNDCLHWCLPGPIDYWNDVIMEMAING; this is translated from the exons ATGAAGTTGATTTGGAGGTTGAAGTCTCTTAACAAGTACAACAACTGGATATTTAAGCTAGCAATTGCAACTCTCTTGTTGGGTTTTGCATTTAGACTCCTTTTCTATCAATCCTCAAGTTTTGAACCAAATATAGAAACAGCCTTTGCTGACAGCACTGAATTGTCAAAGGAACCTGTTTCTTCTGTTGATATCTCAAAACCACCACCCGTTACTGTTGATATTCCAAAGCCACCTCTTGCTGCTGATATCCCAAAGCCAACTTCTTCTGCGAATACCTCAAAGGATTCTCTATCTGCTGATTTACAAGAACCTGACGACGAGACACCCCAAAAGG AACTTAATGCAGGAAAGTGTGATCTTTTCACCGGGGATTGGATTCCCAATCCATCGGGACCAATGTACACAAATTCCAGTTGCTCCTTGATTGAAGGTCATCAGAATTGCATGAGGAATGGACGAACAGATTCTGGCTATCTATTCTGGAGGTGGAATCCGCGAGACTGCCAGTTACCTCCATTTAATGCTCAAAGGTTTCTTGAGGTGATGAGGAACAAAAGATGGGCATTGATTGGTGATTCAATATCTCGCAACCATGTACAGTCATTGCTATGCATTCTGTCAACT GTTGAGCAAGCAGTTGAAGTTTACCATGATGAGGAGTACAAATCAAAAAGATGGCACTTTCCTTCTTACAACTTTACCATATCAAACATCTGGTCTCCTTTCCTTGTAAAAGCTGCCATCTTTGAAGATAATGATGGTGTTTCAACATCTGAAGTTCAGTTGCAGCTTGACAAACTTGACACGAACTGGACAAATCTCTACCAGGGCTTGGATTACATGATAATCTCTACTGGAAAATGGTTCCTTAAAGCTGCTATCTACCATGAGAATGACACAGTGGTGGGCTGCCATATATGTCCTGGAAAGAACTTTACTGAGAAGGGATTTGTCTTTGCTTATGAGAAAGCCCTTAGGTATGCAATGAACTTCATCGCAACATCCAAACACAAGGGATTGATCTTTTTCAGGACATCAACACCAGATCATTTTGAGAATGGAGAATGGCACAATGGAGGGAACTGTACGAAAACAACACCAGCTAAAGAAGGTGAGATTGAGCTTAAGGACCTGAACAAGATTTTGCGTACTGTTGAATTAGCCGAGTTTGAGAAGGCATCTGCGAAAGCTGCTGAAAATGGGGTAAATCTTAAACTCCTTGATTTCACAAATCTTTTGTTATCAAGGCCGGATGGCCATCCGGGTCCATACAGGCAGTTTCATCCATTCGCGCAGGACAAAAATGCGAAAGTTCAGAATGATTGTTTACATTGGTGTTTACCTGGGCCTATTGACTACTGGAATGATGTGATAATGGAGATGGCTATAAATGGTTGA